One genomic segment of Virgibacillus doumboii includes these proteins:
- a CDS encoding sugar isomerase domain-containing protein encodes MFTYIGKIKEQMDQVERVNKESLEQVAQLVGKAIIDDKIIHVLGTGHSHMIGLELFIRAGGLANINAILDSTVLTADGAIRSSKLERVSGIADILWEEQTIADGDLVIVISNSGRNALPIEFAMRAKKEEHTVIVLTSLAQSKKYPSRHSSSKKLYEFGDIVMDNCVPSGDGLFEVCGIQTGAASTISGMALLHTAVTEGMKIAADNGAKLPIFTSQNIDGYNNDELYDMYKGRIKHM; translated from the coding sequence ATGTTTACGTACATAGGTAAAATAAAAGAGCAAATGGATCAAGTAGAACGCGTGAATAAGGAGAGCTTAGAACAGGTCGCTCAATTAGTTGGGAAAGCCATAATTGACGACAAAATCATTCATGTTCTGGGGACCGGCCACTCGCATATGATTGGATTGGAGCTGTTTATCCGTGCTGGAGGATTAGCTAATATCAATGCAATACTTGATTCGACGGTCCTTACTGCCGATGGTGCTATTAGAAGCAGTAAACTGGAACGAGTAAGCGGAATTGCGGATATTTTATGGGAAGAACAAACAATAGCCGATGGGGACCTAGTTATTGTGATTTCGAATTCCGGCAGAAATGCGCTGCCAATCGAATTTGCAATGCGGGCCAAAAAGGAAGAACATACAGTAATTGTTCTGACCTCATTGGCGCAGAGTAAAAAATATCCCAGCAGACATAGCAGTTCGAAAAAATTATATGAGTTCGGTGATATTGTAATGGACAATTGCGTCCCTTCCGGCGATGGGTTATTTGAAGTTTGCGGAATTCAAACTGGAGCTGCATCGACAATATCAGGGATGGCCCTATTACATACCGCTGTAACGGAAGGAATGAAAATTGCAGCAGATAACGGAGCTAAACTACCAATCTTCACAAGCCAAAATATCGATGGATATAATAACGATGAATTGTATGATATGTACAAAGGAAGAATTAAGCATATGTAA
- a CDS encoding MBL fold metallo-hydrolase: MLEKYGLKRVTLDLPFRLDHVNCFLAEGEHGWTAIDAGLHNEQTVKRWEKELNGKNVTDIIVTHYHPDHFGYVGGIQAEHHARVSMSEIDYEAALNAWNRDFLDELSQNYLLAGIPENYAEKMLNNTREFVPLVTPYPKVNHFLQDGEVIPIGKYDYEVIATPGHSDGLVTFYNKERDVLLSTDHILPKITPNISYWFHGDPNPLARYLESLDKIKKLDADFVIPSHGEPFHGANNRIEEIKVHHDDRLEQTLDSIGSGSTVYQVCQKLFRKELSVHELRFAVGETLAHLEYLRYEGECKREVRGGEYWYSL, translated from the coding sequence TTGCTTGAAAAATACGGCTTAAAACGTGTGACACTTGATTTGCCATTCCGGCTTGACCATGTAAACTGCTTTCTGGCAGAAGGTGAGCACGGCTGGACAGCCATCGATGCAGGCCTGCATAACGAACAGACCGTTAAACGATGGGAGAAGGAATTGAACGGGAAAAATGTGACCGACATTATCGTGACGCACTACCATCCGGATCATTTCGGATATGTCGGAGGGATACAGGCGGAACATCATGCCAGAGTTTCCATGTCGGAAATTGATTATGAAGCTGCACTTAACGCATGGAACCGGGATTTTTTGGATGAGCTTTCGCAAAACTATTTGCTGGCGGGCATTCCTGAAAACTACGCCGAAAAGATGTTGAACAACACCAGGGAGTTTGTCCCGCTCGTGACACCGTACCCGAAAGTGAACCATTTTTTGCAGGATGGTGAGGTAATCCCGATTGGCAAGTATGACTATGAAGTAATTGCAACACCAGGGCATTCAGACGGTCTGGTCACTTTTTATAATAAGGAAAGAGATGTGCTCCTTTCGACAGACCATATTTTGCCGAAAATCACGCCGAATATTTCGTATTGGTTTCACGGCGATCCGAATCCATTGGCACGTTATCTGGAGTCACTGGACAAAATTAAAAAACTGGATGCTGATTTCGTTATCCCTTCTCACGGAGAGCCTTTTCATGGAGCAAACAATCGGATTGAGGAGATTAAAGTCCATCATGACGACCGGCTGGAGCAGACGTTGGATTCAATCGGCAGCGGAAGTACGGTGTATCAGGTATGTCAAAAATTATTTCGGAAAGAGCTCTCTGTTCATGAGTTGCGTTTTGCGGTTGGTGAAACGTTGGCCCATTTGGAATATTTGCGGTATGAGGGAGAGTGTAAAAGGGAAGTTCGTGGTGGTGAGTATTGGTATAGTTTGTGA
- a CDS encoding DMT family transporter encodes MEHIFRKKWVVVCTAIFCSILWGSAFPVLKVSYDELQMAQDDTIAKIVFAGMRFLLAGLIILVALFIFSRKRLRVSGKQFLFLIIFGIIQTALQYYFFYNGLARVSGMQGAILISSGTFFTIVIAHFFYSDDRLSAKKVFGLIAGFAGIVAANWGQDFQLSFRLTAEGFMLLAALTSSIGTIMAKELAVGIHPYTLTGWQLTIGASLMLLIGVPQLSDDAITFTPLGWGLLLYAAFLSTTAFALWYSILKFNKAGEISMFKFITPVSGVILSAMFIPGEKLTLKIMGALALVAVGIITVNYSGGRIGKMRG; translated from the coding sequence TTGGAGCATATTTTCAGGAAAAAATGGGTGGTCGTTTGTACGGCAATATTTTGTTCGATTTTGTGGGGGAGTGCTTTTCCGGTATTAAAGGTGAGTTATGATGAATTGCAGATGGCACAGGACGATACTATCGCGAAAATTGTATTTGCCGGGATGCGCTTTTTGTTGGCCGGGTTAATCATTCTTGTGGCGTTGTTTATTTTCAGCAGGAAAAGACTGCGCGTTTCGGGTAAACAGTTTTTATTTCTTATTATTTTCGGGATTATTCAAACAGCATTACAATATTATTTTTTCTACAATGGTCTTGCCCGGGTATCCGGAATGCAGGGGGCGATCCTGATTTCGAGCGGAACATTCTTTACCATTGTAATAGCTCACTTTTTTTACAGTGATGACCGCTTATCAGCCAAAAAAGTGTTTGGGCTGATTGCCGGTTTTGCCGGAATTGTTGCAGCTAATTGGGGCCAGGATTTCCAGTTGAGTTTCCGATTGACTGCGGAAGGGTTTATGTTGCTAGCTGCGCTTACAAGTTCAATTGGAACAATCATGGCCAAAGAGCTTGCGGTGGGGATTCACCCATATACATTGACCGGCTGGCAACTAACTATTGGGGCAAGCCTTATGTTGTTGATTGGTGTCCCGCAATTGAGTGACGATGCGATAACCTTTACACCGCTTGGCTGGGGATTGCTTCTCTACGCTGCGTTCCTGTCAACAACGGCATTTGCATTATGGTATTCGATATTGAAGTTCAACAAGGCCGGGGAGATTAGTATGTTCAAGTTCATTACACCGGTATCCGGGGTTATTTTGTCAGCGATGTTTATTCCAGGTGAAAAGTTGACGCTGAAAATCATGGGAGCTCTGGCGCTGGTAGCAGTTGGGATTATTACGGTGAATTATAGTGGTGGTAGAATCGGGAAGATGCGGGGTTGA
- a CDS encoding alpha/beta hydrolase: protein MANSFPVMKEAVEFYFPGNKTGVLVIHGFTGTTQSMYYLGEQLAEEGFTVFGPRLTGHGTTPEDMENASYQDWIQTVEKGLDKLKATCEAIFVAGLSMGGTLTLYLAENHPEIKGVMPINAATHMPELIANYDSLKNTETRFVKGIGSDIKQEGVVELAYEQTPVKSMQELIKLSEMVRENLSNVSAPAMIFSSTEDHVVPPENSREIYESIASDVRDFIVLDNSYHVATLDADKELIAKKCKAFIGERLK from the coding sequence ATGGCAAATTCTTTTCCTGTAATGAAAGAGGCAGTGGAGTTTTATTTTCCGGGAAACAAAACAGGGGTGCTTGTTATTCACGGGTTTACCGGAACGACACAAAGTATGTATTACCTTGGCGAGCAATTGGCGGAAGAAGGGTTCACTGTATTTGGCCCGCGATTGACAGGACACGGGACAACGCCGGAAGATATGGAAAATGCCTCTTATCAGGATTGGATTCAAACGGTTGAAAAAGGATTGGATAAATTAAAGGCAACTTGTGAAGCTATATTTGTGGCCGGACTGTCTATGGGTGGAACGTTAACCCTTTATTTGGCAGAAAACCATCCTGAGATAAAAGGGGTCATGCCAATCAATGCGGCAACCCATATGCCCGAATTGATTGCGAACTATGATTCGCTGAAAAATACGGAAACGCGGTTTGTGAAGGGTATTGGGTCCGATATTAAGCAGGAAGGTGTCGTGGAACTGGCCTATGAGCAGACACCGGTGAAGTCGATGCAGGAATTGATAAAGCTGTCGGAAATGGTGAGGGAAAATCTTTCCAATGTAAGTGCCCCTGCCATGATTTTTTCTTCCACTGAAGATCACGTTGTTCCACCGGAGAATTCACGGGAAATCTATGAATCAATCGCTTCAGATGTCCGGGATTTTATCGTGCTTGATAACAGCTATCATGTCGCAACGCTGGACGCTGATAAAGAATTGATTGCCAAGAAGTGTAAAGCGTTTATCGGGGAGAGGTTGAAGTGA